A DNA window from Ostrea edulis chromosome 5, xbOstEdul1.1, whole genome shotgun sequence contains the following coding sequences:
- the LOC125652124 gene encoding uncharacterized protein LOC125652124 isoform X7: MALGFDRAQEFWQEQGHFEAENRPHHGTLVLVNIMNSRRRYQHGRGPCNVFILDTSSSLGEDGFTQMKDVFKTILDEYACYPDIDENVSVIICGKNTRFQHYYSNQYSDIKNCIGLSRRMGEFHIHPRIILISDGRPSDFTCTGDGEDSPLFEREEDKHHLLQLTRIIGRRHPIFCIPIGKDPDVVLLEFISAQSRGGKIVYPSEAKQFAKYSKNMRTASMLSFTLKNDNNDRDMVLMSLACTFPDEDFTEMDQADIFDMCSKKRLYNSWFEIMDEIMEEELIEDDHAYKLRDPRMPSLGTRVRRGPDWKWGNQDRYEPGTVVGYSKDCGLLNVEWDTGLKNRYRYGSTLPEKDKYDITVCDEPRILQDEFIAVGCLVKRGLDWMWGDQDGGEGTLGSVYIVKRNGIVWVCWSNGQTSHYRFGYQGKFDLQICDPFSSESREYLKDQKRNASLNRSQEFSYTPENESYSASSASPQDHDLKSGWKPCDSPLVSPQRLHVLKGCYFKNDRKYDEPSSDIESDGAKEFSSSSAVNQWMWKDGDGKWNPYPRKINDRINKCYRRNPNSTVVVTIKKHSFRVVMSKNIQIDLMTRETSDVKFVKNE, encoded by the exons ATGGCCTTAGGATTCGATAGAGCACAGGAATTTTGGCAGGAACAAGGACACTTTGAAGCTGAAAATA GACCACATCATGGAACACTTGTTCTGGTGAATATAATGA ataGTAGACGACGGTATCAACACGGAAGAGGCCCCTGTAATGTCTTTATATTGGACACATCATCAAGTCTTGGGGAAGACGGCTTCACTCAGATGAAAGATGTATTTAAGACTATACTAGATG AGTATGCCTGTTACCCAGACATAGACGAGAACGTGTCTGTCATTATTTGTGGAAAGAACACCAGATTTCAGCATTATTATTCAAATCAATACtctgatatcaaaaactgtATAG GCTTATCCAGAAGAATGGGTGAGTTCCATATTCATCCACGGATAATTCTAATTTCGGATGGACGCCCTTCAGATTTTACGTGTACTGGTGATGGTGAAGATTCCCCTCTTTTTGAGCGTGAAGAG GATAAACATCACCTGTTGCAACTGACGAGGATAATCGGCAGGCGTCATCCTATATTTTGTATACCTATAGGAAAGGACCCGGATGTG GTACTTTTGGAATTTATCAGCGCTCAGTCAAGAGGAGGAAAGATAGTGTATCCGTCCGAGGCTAaacaatttgcaaaatactcTAAGAATATG CGAACGGCGTCTATGTTGTCTTTCACATTGAAGAATGATAATAATGACAGAGACATGGTATTAATGTCGTTGGCATGCACATTTCCTGACGAAGACTTCACAGAAATGGATCAG GCCGATATTTTTGATATGTGTTCAAAGAAACGATTATATAATTCATGGTTTGAAATTATGGATGAAATAATGGAAGAGGAACTTATTGAAGACGACCATGCATATAAACTAAGAGACCCACGCATGCCTTCCTTGGGAACTAGAGTTAGAAGAGGGCCGGATTGGAAATGGGGTAATCAAGACAGATATGAACCCGGCACAGTCGTAGGATACTCGAAAGact GTGGGTTGCTAAATGTGGAATGGGATACTGGTTTGAAAAATAGGTATAGATACGGATCAACTCTTCCCGAAAAAGACAAATATGACATCACAGTATGTGACGAACCAAGGATATTACAAGATGAATTTATTGCTGTCGGTTGTTTGGTCAAACGAG GTCTAGATTGGATGTGGGGAGATCAAGATGGCGGTGAAGGGACCCTTGGTTCGGTGTACATTGTAAAACGCAATGGAATTGTTTGG GTATGCTGGTCAAATGGTCAGACCAGTCATTACAGGTTTGGATATCAGGGGAAATTCGATCTTCAGATATG CGATCCCTTCTCATCAGAATCGAGAGAATATCTCAAAGATCAGAAAAGAAACGCTAGTTTGAATCGCTCTCAGGAATTTTCCTATACTCCGGAAAATG AAAGCTACTCTGCTTCAAGTGCATCTCCTCAGGACCATGATTTAAAGTCTGGATGGAAACCATGTGATTCTCCTTTGGTTAGTCCTCAACgactacatgtattaaaggGGTGCTATTTCAAAAACGACAGAAAGTATGATGAACCGTCGTCAGACATAGAATCTGATGGTGCAAAAGAGTTCTCATCGTCCAGTGCTGTAAATCAATGGATGTGGAAAGATGGTGATGGAAAATGGAATCCGTACCCCAGAAAGATAAATGACAGAATCAACAAGTGTTACAGGAGAAACCCAAACTCTACTGTAGTTGTGACAATTAAAAAACACTC TTTCAGAGTGGTGATGTCCAAAAATATACAGATAGACTTAATGACCAGAGAGACGTCCgatgtaaaatttgtcaaaaatgaatAA
- the LOC125652124 gene encoding uncharacterized protein LOC125652124 isoform X9: MKDVFKTILDEYACYPDIDENVSVIICGKNTRFQHYYSNQYSDIKNCIGLSRRMGEFHIHPRIILISDGRPSDFTCTGDGEDSPLFEREEDKHHLLQLTRIIGRRHPIFCIPIGKDPDVVLLEFISAQSRGGKIVYPSEAKQFAKYSKNMRTASMLSFTLKNDNNDRDMVLMSLACTFPDEDFTEMDQADIFDMCSKKRLYNSWFEIMDEIMEEELIEDDHAYKLRDPRMPSLGTRVRRGPDWKWGNQDRYEPGTVVGYSKDCGLLNVEWDTGLKNRYRYGSTLPEKDKYDITVCDEPRILQDEFIAVGCLVKRGLDWMWGDQDGGEGTLGSVYIVKRNGIVWVCWSNGQTSHYRFGYQGKFDLQICDPFSSESREYLKDQKRNASLNRSQEFSYTPENESYSASSASPQDHDLKSGWKPCDSPLVSPQRLHVLKGCYFKNDRKYDEPSSDIESDGAKEFSSSSAVNQWMWKDGDGKWNPYPRKINDRINKCYRRNPNSTVVVTIKKHSFRVVMSKNIQIDLMTRETSDVKFVKNE, from the exons ATGAAAGATGTATTTAAGACTATACTAGATG AGTATGCCTGTTACCCAGACATAGACGAGAACGTGTCTGTCATTATTTGTGGAAAGAACACCAGATTTCAGCATTATTATTCAAATCAATACtctgatatcaaaaactgtATAG GCTTATCCAGAAGAATGGGTGAGTTCCATATTCATCCACGGATAATTCTAATTTCGGATGGACGCCCTTCAGATTTTACGTGTACTGGTGATGGTGAAGATTCCCCTCTTTTTGAGCGTGAAGAG GATAAACATCACCTGTTGCAACTGACGAGGATAATCGGCAGGCGTCATCCTATATTTTGTATACCTATAGGAAAGGACCCGGATGTG GTACTTTTGGAATTTATCAGCGCTCAGTCAAGAGGAGGAAAGATAGTGTATCCGTCCGAGGCTAaacaatttgcaaaatactcTAAGAATATG CGAACGGCGTCTATGTTGTCTTTCACATTGAAGAATGATAATAATGACAGAGACATGGTATTAATGTCGTTGGCATGCACATTTCCTGACGAAGACTTCACAGAAATGGATCAG GCCGATATTTTTGATATGTGTTCAAAGAAACGATTATATAATTCATGGTTTGAAATTATGGATGAAATAATGGAAGAGGAACTTATTGAAGACGACCATGCATATAAACTAAGAGACCCACGCATGCCTTCCTTGGGAACTAGAGTTAGAAGAGGGCCGGATTGGAAATGGGGTAATCAAGACAGATATGAACCCGGCACAGTCGTAGGATACTCGAAAGact GTGGGTTGCTAAATGTGGAATGGGATACTGGTTTGAAAAATAGGTATAGATACGGATCAACTCTTCCCGAAAAAGACAAATATGACATCACAGTATGTGACGAACCAAGGATATTACAAGATGAATTTATTGCTGTCGGTTGTTTGGTCAAACGAG GTCTAGATTGGATGTGGGGAGATCAAGATGGCGGTGAAGGGACCCTTGGTTCGGTGTACATTGTAAAACGCAATGGAATTGTTTGG GTATGCTGGTCAAATGGTCAGACCAGTCATTACAGGTTTGGATATCAGGGGAAATTCGATCTTCAGATATG CGATCCCTTCTCATCAGAATCGAGAGAATATCTCAAAGATCAGAAAAGAAACGCTAGTTTGAATCGCTCTCAGGAATTTTCCTATACTCCGGAAAATG AAAGCTACTCTGCTTCAAGTGCATCTCCTCAGGACCATGATTTAAAGTCTGGATGGAAACCATGTGATTCTCCTTTGGTTAGTCCTCAACgactacatgtattaaaggGGTGCTATTTCAAAAACGACAGAAAGTATGATGAACCGTCGTCAGACATAGAATCTGATGGTGCAAAAGAGTTCTCATCGTCCAGTGCTGTAAATCAATGGATGTGGAAAGATGGTGATGGAAAATGGAATCCGTACCCCAGAAAGATAAATGACAGAATCAACAAGTGTTACAGGAGAAACCCAAACTCTACTGTAGTTGTGACAATTAAAAAACACTC TTTCAGAGTGGTGATGTCCAAAAATATACAGATAGACTTAATGACCAGAGAGACGTCCgatgtaaaatttgtcaaaaatgaatAA
- the LOC130046250 gene encoding uncharacterized protein LOC130046250 isoform X2 gives MALEFHKAQELWQEQAHIEAENNFRLRYQHGRGPCNVFILDTSSSLGEDGFTQMKDVFKTILDEYACYPDIDENVCVIVCGKNTRFQHYYSNQYSDIKNCIATKVMGEFHIHPRIILISDGKPTNFRCTRDGEDSPLSGGDEDKDHLLQLTRKLGRRHPIFCIPIGKDPDVVLLEFISAQSRGGKMVYPSEAKQFAKYSKNMQTAAMLSFTMKNDGNDRDMILMSLACTFPDEEFTEMDQDDILDICSKKGLYNSWDEIIEEELDVADHVFKERDPRMPSLGARVRRGPDWKWNNQDSYGPGTVVGHLEDCGWLNVEWDTGMIYGYRYGSTQIEKDKFDISVCDEPRILQDEMIAVGCLVKRGPDWMWGDQDGGEGTLGSVYRVKRNGTAYIRWLNGQTSHYRFGYQGKFDLQICDPFSSESREYLQDQKRKAILNRSQDFSCTPKNGGYSASSASPRDHDLKSGGKPCDSLLVSHQRIQVLKGCYFKNDRNYDEPSSDIESDGAIEVSSANAINQWMWKDCDGRWNPYPRKINDRINQCYRRNPNSTVVVTIKEHSFRVVMSKNIQIDLMTRETFEVKFVKNE, from the exons ATGGCCTTAGAATTCCATAAAGCACAGGAGCTTTGGCAAGAACAAGCACATATTGAAGCTGAAAATA ATTTTAGATTACGGTATCAACATGGCCGAGGACCTTGTAATGTCTTTATATTGGACACATCGTCAAGTCTTGGGGAAGACGGCTTCACTCAGATGAAAGATGTATTTAAAACTATACTAGATG AGTATGCCTGTTACCCAGACATAGACGAGAACGTGTGTGTCATTGTTTGTGGAAAGAACACCAGATTTCAGCATTACTATTCAAATCAATactctgatatcaaaaattgtaTCG CCACCAAAGTAATGGGTGAATTTCATATTCATCCACGAATAATTCTAATTTCGGATGGAAAACCGACAAATTTCAGGTGTACTCGTGATGGTGAGGACTCCCCTCTTTCTGGGGGAGATGAG GATAAAGATCACCTGTTGCAACTGACTAGGAAACTCGGCAGGCGCCATCCCATATTTTGTATACCTATTGGAAAGGACCCGGATGTG GTACTTTTGGAATTTATCAGCGCTCAGTCAAGAGGAGGAAAGATGGTGTATCCATCTGAGGCTAaacaatttgcaaaatactcTAAGAATATG CAAACAGCGGCTATGTTGTCCTTCACGATGAAAAATGATGGTAATGACAGAGACATGATATTAATGTCGTTGGCATGCACATTTCCTGACGAAGAATTCACCGAAATGGATCAG GATGATATTCTTGATATATGTTCAAAGAAAGGATTATATAATTCGTGGGATGAAATAATCGAAGAGGAACTCGATGTAGCTGATCATGTGTTTAAAGAAAGAGACCCACGCATGCCCTCCCTGGGTGCAAGAGTTAGAAGAGGGCCTGATTGGAAATGGAATAATCAAGACAGTTATGGACCCGGCACAGTCGTCGGACACTTGGAAGact GTGGGTGGCTAAATGTGGAATGGGATACTGGTATGATATATGGTTATAGATACGGATCAACACAAATCGAAAAAGACAAATTTGACATCTCAGTATGTGACGAACCACGGATATTACAAGATGAAATGATAGCTGTCGGTTGTTTGGTCAAACGAG GTCCAGACTGGATGTGGGGAGATCAAGATGGCGGTGAAGGGACCCTCGGTTCGGTGTACAGAGTAAAACGCAATGGAACGGCTTAT ATCCGATGGTTAAACGGTCAGACCAGTCATTACAGGTTTGGATACCAGGGAAAATTCGATCTTCAGATATG CGATCCCTTCTCATCAGAATCGAGAGAATACCTCCAAGATCAGAAAAGGAAAGCTATTTTGAATCGCTCTCAAGATTTCTCCTGTACTCCGAAAAATG GAGGCTACTCCGCTTCAAGTGCATCTCCTCGAGACCATGATTTAAAATCTGGAGGGAAACCATGTGATTCTTTATTGGTTAGTCATCAAAGAATACAAGTATTAAAGGGGTGTTatttcaaaaatgacagaaattaTGATGAACCGTCGTCAGACATTGAATCTGATGGTGCAATAGAGGTATCATCAGCCAATGCTATAAATCAATGGATGTGGAAAGATTGTGATGGAAGATGGAATCCGTACCCCAGAAAGATAAATGACAGAATTAACCAGTGTTACAGGAGAAACCCAAATTCTACTGTAGTTGTGACAATTAAAGAACATTC TTTCAGAGTGGTGATGTCCAAAAATATTCAGATAGATTTAATGACCAGAGAGACTTTCGAGGtgaaatttgtcaaaaatgaatAA
- the LOC130046250 gene encoding uncharacterized protein LOC130046250 isoform X1, translated as MALEFHKAQELWQEQAHIEAENNFRLRYQHGRGPCNVFILDTSSSLGEDGFTQMKDVFKTILDEYACYPDIDENVCVIVCGKNTRFQHYYSNQYSDIKNCIDDVDFGGLSPLTAAFFLSIGGLKGATKVMGEFHIHPRIILISDGKPTNFRCTRDGEDSPLSGGDEDKDHLLQLTRKLGRRHPIFCIPIGKDPDVVLLEFISAQSRGGKMVYPSEAKQFAKYSKNMQTAAMLSFTMKNDGNDRDMILMSLACTFPDEEFTEMDQDDILDICSKKGLYNSWDEIIEEELDVADHVFKERDPRMPSLGARVRRGPDWKWNNQDSYGPGTVVGHLEDCGWLNVEWDTGMIYGYRYGSTQIEKDKFDISVCDEPRILQDEMIAVGCLVKRGPDWMWGDQDGGEGTLGSVYRVKRNGTAYIRWLNGQTSHYRFGYQGKFDLQICDPFSSESREYLQDQKRKAILNRSQDFSCTPKNGGYSASSASPRDHDLKSGGKPCDSLLVSHQRIQVLKGCYFKNDRNYDEPSSDIESDGAIEVSSANAINQWMWKDCDGRWNPYPRKINDRINQCYRRNPNSTVVVTIKEHSFRVVMSKNIQIDLMTRETFEVKFVKNE; from the exons ATGGCCTTAGAATTCCATAAAGCACAGGAGCTTTGGCAAGAACAAGCACATATTGAAGCTGAAAATA ATTTTAGATTACGGTATCAACATGGCCGAGGACCTTGTAATGTCTTTATATTGGACACATCGTCAAGTCTTGGGGAAGACGGCTTCACTCAGATGAAAGATGTATTTAAAACTATACTAGATG AGTATGCCTGTTACCCAGACATAGACGAGAACGTGTGTGTCATTGTTTGTGGAAAGAACACCAGATTTCAGCATTACTATTCAAATCAATactctgatatcaaaaattgtaTCG ATGACGTGGACTTTggaggattatctcccttgacTGCAGCATTTTTCCTTTCAATTGGAGGATTAAAGGGCG CCACCAAAGTAATGGGTGAATTTCATATTCATCCACGAATAATTCTAATTTCGGATGGAAAACCGACAAATTTCAGGTGTACTCGTGATGGTGAGGACTCCCCTCTTTCTGGGGGAGATGAG GATAAAGATCACCTGTTGCAACTGACTAGGAAACTCGGCAGGCGCCATCCCATATTTTGTATACCTATTGGAAAGGACCCGGATGTG GTACTTTTGGAATTTATCAGCGCTCAGTCAAGAGGAGGAAAGATGGTGTATCCATCTGAGGCTAaacaatttgcaaaatactcTAAGAATATG CAAACAGCGGCTATGTTGTCCTTCACGATGAAAAATGATGGTAATGACAGAGACATGATATTAATGTCGTTGGCATGCACATTTCCTGACGAAGAATTCACCGAAATGGATCAG GATGATATTCTTGATATATGTTCAAAGAAAGGATTATATAATTCGTGGGATGAAATAATCGAAGAGGAACTCGATGTAGCTGATCATGTGTTTAAAGAAAGAGACCCACGCATGCCCTCCCTGGGTGCAAGAGTTAGAAGAGGGCCTGATTGGAAATGGAATAATCAAGACAGTTATGGACCCGGCACAGTCGTCGGACACTTGGAAGact GTGGGTGGCTAAATGTGGAATGGGATACTGGTATGATATATGGTTATAGATACGGATCAACACAAATCGAAAAAGACAAATTTGACATCTCAGTATGTGACGAACCACGGATATTACAAGATGAAATGATAGCTGTCGGTTGTTTGGTCAAACGAG GTCCAGACTGGATGTGGGGAGATCAAGATGGCGGTGAAGGGACCCTCGGTTCGGTGTACAGAGTAAAACGCAATGGAACGGCTTAT ATCCGATGGTTAAACGGTCAGACCAGTCATTACAGGTTTGGATACCAGGGAAAATTCGATCTTCAGATATG CGATCCCTTCTCATCAGAATCGAGAGAATACCTCCAAGATCAGAAAAGGAAAGCTATTTTGAATCGCTCTCAAGATTTCTCCTGTACTCCGAAAAATG GAGGCTACTCCGCTTCAAGTGCATCTCCTCGAGACCATGATTTAAAATCTGGAGGGAAACCATGTGATTCTTTATTGGTTAGTCATCAAAGAATACAAGTATTAAAGGGGTGTTatttcaaaaatgacagaaattaTGATGAACCGTCGTCAGACATTGAATCTGATGGTGCAATAGAGGTATCATCAGCCAATGCTATAAATCAATGGATGTGGAAAGATTGTGATGGAAGATGGAATCCGTACCCCAGAAAGATAAATGACAGAATTAACCAGTGTTACAGGAGAAACCCAAATTCTACTGTAGTTGTGACAATTAAAGAACATTC TTTCAGAGTGGTGATGTCCAAAAATATTCAGATAGATTTAATGACCAGAGAGACTTTCGAGGtgaaatttgtcaaaaatgaatAA
- the LOC130046250 gene encoding uncharacterized protein LOC130046250 isoform X3 — MKDVFKTILDEYACYPDIDENVCVIVCGKNTRFQHYYSNQYSDIKNCIDDVDFGGLSPLTAAFFLSIGGLKGATKVMGEFHIHPRIILISDGKPTNFRCTRDGEDSPLSGGDEDKDHLLQLTRKLGRRHPIFCIPIGKDPDVVLLEFISAQSRGGKMVYPSEAKQFAKYSKNMQTAAMLSFTMKNDGNDRDMILMSLACTFPDEEFTEMDQDDILDICSKKGLYNSWDEIIEEELDVADHVFKERDPRMPSLGARVRRGPDWKWNNQDSYGPGTVVGHLEDCGWLNVEWDTGMIYGYRYGSTQIEKDKFDISVCDEPRILQDEMIAVGCLVKRGPDWMWGDQDGGEGTLGSVYRVKRNGTAYIRWLNGQTSHYRFGYQGKFDLQICDPFSSESREYLQDQKRKAILNRSQDFSCTPKNGGYSASSASPRDHDLKSGGKPCDSLLVSHQRIQVLKGCYFKNDRNYDEPSSDIESDGAIEVSSANAINQWMWKDCDGRWNPYPRKINDRINQCYRRNPNSTVVVTIKEHSFRVVMSKNIQIDLMTRETFEVKFVKNE; from the exons ATGAAAGATGTATTTAAAACTATACTAGATG AGTATGCCTGTTACCCAGACATAGACGAGAACGTGTGTGTCATTGTTTGTGGAAAGAACACCAGATTTCAGCATTACTATTCAAATCAATactctgatatcaaaaattgtaTCG ATGACGTGGACTTTggaggattatctcccttgacTGCAGCATTTTTCCTTTCAATTGGAGGATTAAAGGGCG CCACCAAAGTAATGGGTGAATTTCATATTCATCCACGAATAATTCTAATTTCGGATGGAAAACCGACAAATTTCAGGTGTACTCGTGATGGTGAGGACTCCCCTCTTTCTGGGGGAGATGAG GATAAAGATCACCTGTTGCAACTGACTAGGAAACTCGGCAGGCGCCATCCCATATTTTGTATACCTATTGGAAAGGACCCGGATGTG GTACTTTTGGAATTTATCAGCGCTCAGTCAAGAGGAGGAAAGATGGTGTATCCATCTGAGGCTAaacaatttgcaaaatactcTAAGAATATG CAAACAGCGGCTATGTTGTCCTTCACGATGAAAAATGATGGTAATGACAGAGACATGATATTAATGTCGTTGGCATGCACATTTCCTGACGAAGAATTCACCGAAATGGATCAG GATGATATTCTTGATATATGTTCAAAGAAAGGATTATATAATTCGTGGGATGAAATAATCGAAGAGGAACTCGATGTAGCTGATCATGTGTTTAAAGAAAGAGACCCACGCATGCCCTCCCTGGGTGCAAGAGTTAGAAGAGGGCCTGATTGGAAATGGAATAATCAAGACAGTTATGGACCCGGCACAGTCGTCGGACACTTGGAAGact GTGGGTGGCTAAATGTGGAATGGGATACTGGTATGATATATGGTTATAGATACGGATCAACACAAATCGAAAAAGACAAATTTGACATCTCAGTATGTGACGAACCACGGATATTACAAGATGAAATGATAGCTGTCGGTTGTTTGGTCAAACGAG GTCCAGACTGGATGTGGGGAGATCAAGATGGCGGTGAAGGGACCCTCGGTTCGGTGTACAGAGTAAAACGCAATGGAACGGCTTAT ATCCGATGGTTAAACGGTCAGACCAGTCATTACAGGTTTGGATACCAGGGAAAATTCGATCTTCAGATATG CGATCCCTTCTCATCAGAATCGAGAGAATACCTCCAAGATCAGAAAAGGAAAGCTATTTTGAATCGCTCTCAAGATTTCTCCTGTACTCCGAAAAATG GAGGCTACTCCGCTTCAAGTGCATCTCCTCGAGACCATGATTTAAAATCTGGAGGGAAACCATGTGATTCTTTATTGGTTAGTCATCAAAGAATACAAGTATTAAAGGGGTGTTatttcaaaaatgacagaaattaTGATGAACCGTCGTCAGACATTGAATCTGATGGTGCAATAGAGGTATCATCAGCCAATGCTATAAATCAATGGATGTGGAAAGATTGTGATGGAAGATGGAATCCGTACCCCAGAAAGATAAATGACAGAATTAACCAGTGTTACAGGAGAAACCCAAATTCTACTGTAGTTGTGACAATTAAAGAACATTC TTTCAGAGTGGTGATGTCCAAAAATATTCAGATAGATTTAATGACCAGAGAGACTTTCGAGGtgaaatttgtcaaaaatgaatAA